TCCCGCCCGACCAGGTGTTCATCGGCATCGTGGCCATCGGCGCGACCTTCATCGGGCCGGGCCAGGTCCGCTGCTTCGGCGGCAACATCCGCCTCGAGCCCGCCTTCACCGCCACCCCCTGGTTCGATCGGCTGCACGGCCTGAAGCCCAGGTTTGAGGCCAGCCGCGACATCGTCCGCGACCAGTGGACCAAGCTGCTGGTCAACGCCGTGATCAATCCCCTCTCGGTCATCCTCCAGGGGCACAACCGCCTGGTGGCCGAGGAACGCTTCGACGCGCTCAAAGATCCCATCCTGGCCGAGGGGGTCGCCGTGGCCGCGGCCGAGGGGGTCGAGCTGACAATCGACGCCGCTTTCATCAACCGCTTCGTCAGCTCGGACAACATCACTTCCATGCTCCAGGACTTCCGCCGCAACAAGCCGACCGAGATAGATTTCATCAACGGCGCCATCGTCGAGCGCGGCCGCAAGCACGGCATCGCCGCGCCGGTTAACGCCTTCGTGGTCGCCCTGATCAAGGCACTGGCGGCCCGCCAGGCCGAACAAAAAACCTGACTGCGCTCCACGGAAGAGTGCACCCGGCCGATGCTTCGAAAGTCCAACCTGGTTGCGGTTGAACTTCCGGGTGCAGTGTGTTACATTGGTGCCAAAGCTTACTTGGAGGTGAGAAAATGGCAGGATACAGCGTCGATATCGAAAAGAAGACCCTGGCCAACAACTATTTCCGCAAGGTGCTCTTCACCGGCAGACATGCCCAGCTGGTGGTCATGTGCCTGAAGCCCGGCGAGGCGATCGGCAACGAGGTGCACAACAAGGTCGACCAGTTCTTTCGCATCGAGCAGGGCAAGGCGATTTTTGTGCTCAAGGGTAAAAAGATTGTGGCCAAGAACGGCGACGCCGTCATCGTCCCGGCCGGGACGTTCCACAACGTGATCAACGCCGCCAAGACCATCAGGCTGAAGCTGTACACCATCTACTCGCCGCCCAACCATCCCGACGGCACCGTGCACAGGACCAAGGCCGCGGCCGAGCTGGCGGAAGCGAAGAAGCATCACAAGTAATTCCGTTCACTGATCTTTCAGGCCACCCAATTGCCCGCCGTTCACAACCCTTGCGGCGGTGGTTAATCGGCAGCAAGCCGCTTCCCCGGGAAGAGGATTACCCGGATCACCCCCTTCCTTTCAGAGCCTGTTTGATCATCTCCTTGCTGATGCCGGCCTGCTTCTGCAGCTTCCGGCACCTGAGCCCCAGCGGTATCGCTTTCAATGCC
The Candidatus Aminicenantes bacterium DNA segment above includes these coding regions:
- a CDS encoding cupin domain-containing protein, with the translated sequence MAGYSVDIEKKTLANNYFRKVLFTGRHAQLVVMCLKPGEAIGNEVHNKVDQFFRIEQGKAIFVLKGKKIVAKNGDAVIVPAGTFHNVINAAKTIRLKLYTIYSPPNHPDGTVHRTKAAAELAEAKKHHK
- a CDS encoding 2-dehydropantoate 2-reductase — encoded protein: MKEERNKPRLVILGGGAVGSVIAAALATKPGLEPLLVGRGEHVRAIRASGLRVDGLIDVPIRLDATEAIDFPLDDTLLMVTVKAVDLDAALRRIAPWLRPTTALLLLQNGLGIRELALKTLAGSPVPPDQVFIGIVAIGATFIGPGQVRCFGGNIRLEPAFTATPWFDRLHGLKPRFEASRDIVRDQWTKLLVNAVINPLSVILQGHNRLVAEERFDALKDPILAEGVAVAAAEGVELTIDAAFINRFVSSDNITSMLQDFRRNKPTEIDFINGAIVERGRKHGIAAPVNAFVVALIKALAARQAEQKT